The Lutibacter profundi genome includes a region encoding these proteins:
- a CDS encoding ABC transporter substrate-binding protein, with amino-acid sequence MKLFVIKFLTSIFFLLLIYSCKKNENKNSFNGENTVDNAIKYAKGFEIKHYKKYTKLSIKAPYQNSKETFEYILTDSLGKKQLNTLKTPLQSIVVTSTTHIPMLELLGVETKLVGFPNTKYISSKKTRVLIKNGDIKELGNEENINTELLLELQPDAVIGFSITSNNKMFNIIQKFGIPVLLNGDWLEETPLGRAEWIKFFGVLFNKEREADSIFKNIEKNYLNAKSIALKAEKIPTIISGGLFKDIWNLPAGNSFEATFLQDANTNYLWKNSKGKGSLSLNIENVFEKGKDAELWISPSYYKTMEQLKNANSIYAKFNAFQHHNIFTFVNKKGEKGGVLYFELAPARPDLVLKDIIKMAHPELLKDYEFTFYEKLK; translated from the coding sequence ATGAAACTATTTGTCATAAAATTTTTAACATCCATATTTTTCCTATTACTTATTTATTCTTGTAAAAAGAACGAAAACAAAAATTCTTTTAATGGAGAAAACACTGTTGATAACGCTATAAAATACGCAAAAGGCTTTGAGATTAAACATTATAAAAAATACACTAAACTTAGTATAAAAGCTCCTTACCAAAACTCAAAAGAAACTTTTGAATATATATTGACTGATTCATTGGGTAAAAAGCAGTTAAATACCTTAAAAACACCATTACAATCAATTGTAGTAACTAGTACTACACATATCCCTATGTTAGAATTGTTAGGTGTTGAAACTAAATTAGTTGGATTTCCAAACACTAAATATATTTCATCAAAAAAAACAAGGGTATTAATTAAAAATGGTGACATAAAAGAGCTAGGGAATGAAGAAAATATAAATACTGAATTATTACTTGAGTTACAACCAGATGCTGTAATAGGGTTTTCTATAACTAGCAACAATAAAATGTTTAATATTATTCAAAAATTTGGAATTCCTGTGCTCCTAAATGGTGACTGGTTAGAAGAAACTCCTCTAGGCAGGGCTGAATGGATTAAGTTTTTTGGTGTATTATTTAATAAAGAACGTGAAGCTGATAGTATATTCAAAAACATTGAAAAAAATTATTTAAATGCCAAATCTATTGCTTTAAAAGCTGAAAAAATACCGACTATTATTTCTGGTGGACTTTTTAAAGATATTTGGAATTTACCTGCAGGTAACAGTTTTGAAGCTACTTTTTTACAGGATGCGAATACTAATTATTTATGGAAAAATTCTAAAGGAAAAGGAAGCCTTTCTTTAAATATTGAAAATGTTTTTGAAAAAGGAAAAGACGCCGAATTATGGATTTCTCCCAGTTATTACAAAACTATGGAACAACTTAAAAATGCCAATAGTATTTACGCTAAATTTAACGCTTTTCAACATCATAATATTTTTACATTTGTTAATAAAAAAGGTGAAAAAGGAGGTGTTCTTTATTTTGAATTAGCTCCTGCCCGACCCGATTTAGTATTGAAAGATATTATTAAAATGGCACATCCAGAATTATTAAAAGACTATGAGTTTACTTTTTATGAGAAATTAAAATAG
- a CDS encoding DNA topoisomerase IV subunit B, whose product MAKQAAYTEDNIRSLDWKEHIRMRPGMYIGKLGDGSSPDDGIYILIKEVLDNSIDEYVMGAGKTIEVSVKENTVTVRDFGRGIPLGKVVDVVSKMNTGGKYDSRAFKKSVGLNGVGTKAVNALSSYFKVQSIRDGQTAFAEFSAGDITANEKAHDSSQRKGTKVTFVPDKEIFSKYKYRSEYIVKMIKNYVYLNTGLTIVFNGEKYFSENGLKDLLEENIADEFMLFPIIHLKGEDIEVAITYSKAQYSEEYHSFVNGQHTTQGGTHQNAFREAIVKTIRDFFGKNYEASDIRKSIVSAISIKVMEPVFESQTKTKLGSTEMGGGLPTVRTFIGDFVKTNLDNYLHKNPDVAEKIQKKILQAEKERKDLSGIRKLARERAKKASLHNKKLRDCRVHLNDLKKDNRLESTLFITEGDSASGSITKSRDVNTQAVFSLRGKPLNSYNMNKKIVYENEEFNLLQAALNIEDGLEDLRYNNIVIATDADVDGMHIRLLLITFFLQFFPELIKEGHLFILDTPLFRVRDKKQTFYCYSPEEKQHAINKLKGKPEITRFKGLGEISPDEFVHFIGKDIRLDPIMLDKEMSIDKLLEFYMGKNTPDRQKFIIENLKVELDIVEE is encoded by the coding sequence ATGGCTAAACAAGCAGCATATACTGAGGATAATATCCGTTCACTCGATTGGAAAGAGCATATAAGAATGCGTCCGGGAATGTATATTGGTAAATTAGGCGATGGTTCATCACCTGATGATGGTATTTACATTTTAATAAAGGAAGTATTAGACAACTCCATTGATGAATATGTAATGGGTGCAGGAAAAACCATTGAAGTTTCTGTAAAAGAGAATACCGTTACTGTTCGTGATTTTGGGCGTGGAATTCCTCTAGGAAAAGTAGTAGATGTAGTTTCGAAGATGAACACAGGAGGAAAGTATGATTCTCGTGCGTTTAAAAAATCGGTAGGGCTAAATGGAGTGGGGACTAAGGCTGTTAATGCACTTTCATCATATTTTAAAGTGCAATCTATTCGTGATGGACAAACGGCTTTTGCCGAGTTTTCAGCAGGAGATATTACAGCAAATGAAAAAGCTCATGATTCATCACAGCGTAAAGGAACTAAAGTAACCTTTGTACCAGATAAAGAAATATTTTCAAAATATAAATACAGAAGTGAATACATTGTAAAAATGATTAAAAACTATGTGTATTTAAACACAGGGTTAACAATTGTTTTTAATGGGGAAAAATATTTTTCTGAAAATGGATTAAAAGATTTATTAGAAGAAAATATAGCAGATGAGTTTATGTTGTTCCCAATTATTCACCTCAAAGGAGAAGATATTGAAGTAGCTATAACTTATAGTAAAGCTCAGTATAGCGAAGAATACCATTCTTTTGTAAATGGACAGCATACTACACAAGGAGGAACACATCAAAATGCTTTTAGAGAAGCTATTGTAAAAACAATACGTGATTTTTTTGGTAAAAATTATGAAGCCTCAGACATACGAAAATCTATTGTTTCAGCCATTAGTATAAAAGTGATGGAGCCCGTTTTTGAAAGTCAGACCAAAACAAAATTAGGTTCTACAGAAATGGGAGGAGGATTGCCAACTGTAAGAACATTTATAGGCGATTTTGTTAAAACAAATTTAGACAACTATTTACATAAAAATCCTGATGTTGCTGAAAAAATTCAAAAGAAAATTTTACAAGCCGAGAAAGAGCGAAAAGATTTATCAGGAATACGGAAATTAGCACGAGAACGCGCTAAAAAAGCGAGTTTACATAATAAAAAATTACGAGATTGTAGAGTTCATTTAAACGATTTAAAAAAAGACAATCGTTTAGAAAGTACCTTGTTTATTACTGAAGGAGATTCAGCAAGTGGTTCTATTACAAAATCTAGAGATGTTAATACGCAGGCAGTTTTTAGTTTGAGGGGGAAGCCATTAAACTCATACAATATGAACAAAAAAATAGTGTATGAAAATGAAGAATTTAATTTATTACAAGCAGCGTTAAATATTGAAGATGGTTTAGAAGATTTACGATATAATAATATTGTAATTGCTACCGATGCTGATGTAGATGGTATGCACATTAGATTGCTATTAATTACTTTCTTTTTACAGTTTTTTCCTGAGTTAATTAAAGAAGGCCACCTATTTATTTTAGATACACCATTGTTTAGAGTGCGTGATAAAAAACAAACGTTTTACTGCTATTCGCCTGAAGAAAAGCAACATGCAATTAATAAATTAAAGGGGAAACCAGAAATAACTCGATTTAAAGGATTAGGAGAAATTTCTCCAGATGAATTTGTCCATTTTATAGGGAAAGATATTCGATTAGACCCTATTATGCTAGACAAAGAAATGTCTATTGATAAATTGTTAGAGTTTTATATGGGAAAGAATACACCCGATAGACAAAAATTTATTATAGAAAATTTAAAAGTTGAATTAGATATTGTAGAAGAGTAA
- a CDS encoding TonB-dependent receptor plug domain-containing protein, producing MKQFSRFLFFLFLINNWSSYGQKDSIVALDIVVLSDVKLKKFSAGYNVNEILDSVIKTQTSLTDLLNLNTLIYFKTNGYGMISSPSFRGTNASQTAVIWNGININSQLTGQTDFNNVSIVNYNEITVKRGGSSVQYGSGAIGGSIHLNNSFHFYNHFINEIQVSYGSFNTLNTSYKLSAGTTKSYITTGIDYKKSENDYKYLGYGEKNENGAYNFLGFNFNAGYFINENVLLKLFHNSSLNDRNLSGTLTYNAKDAYKNNDSKTLLVLDFLDEKFSSNLNLAHIYEDYKYYPNNENNTQFSFGKVNTFIVKYDASLFFKSANLLVKGILEYDSVKGSGSNIGFNQRDVFSAVFLLNHKLTPKIDYGVNIRTEVTNQYNVPLIFSIGSNFKITKFYTLQLNTSKNYRIPTFNDLYWVPGGNTTLKPENSYQFELGNDFNFNSQKINLTGYYINSKDMIKWLPNRNNIWSPINVEEVESYGIEFKYEVLKKIGNNTFEFLTNYGYTISKNVQTNNQLIYVPKNKITGTFSYNYKKFSAYYQLLYNGSVYTTTDNFSDLSSYDISDVGVGYKLSSKKKEATIITFKVQNIFNKKYQNVAYRPMPNINYKLKLILNF from the coding sequence ATGAAACAGTTTAGCAGATTTTTATTTTTTTTATTTCTTATTAATAATTGGAGCTCTTATGGGCAAAAAGATTCAATTGTAGCCCTAGATATTGTTGTTTTAAGTGATGTTAAATTGAAGAAATTTTCTGCAGGATACAATGTGAATGAAATTTTAGATTCTGTAATTAAAACACAAACCTCATTAACTGATTTACTCAATTTAAATACGTTAATTTATTTCAAGACAAATGGTTATGGAATGATTTCTTCACCATCATTTAGAGGTACAAATGCATCACAAACTGCAGTTATTTGGAATGGTATAAATATAAATTCTCAGTTAACAGGACAAACAGATTTTAACAACGTTTCAATAGTTAATTACAATGAGATAACTGTTAAAAGAGGTGGGAGTTCAGTACAATACGGTAGTGGTGCTATTGGAGGTAGCATACACCTCAACAATTCTTTTCATTTTTACAATCATTTTATAAATGAGATTCAAGTTTCTTATGGTAGTTTCAACACCTTAAATACTTCATATAAATTAAGTGCGGGTACTACTAAAAGTTACATAACTACAGGAATTGATTATAAGAAATCTGAAAATGATTACAAATACTTAGGATATGGTGAAAAAAATGAAAATGGAGCTTATAATTTTTTGGGTTTCAACTTTAATGCTGGGTATTTTATAAATGAAAATGTACTGCTAAAATTATTTCATAATTCTAGTTTAAATGACAGAAATTTATCAGGAACATTAACATATAACGCAAAAGATGCTTACAAAAATAATGATTCCAAAACACTGTTAGTACTTGATTTTTTAGATGAAAAATTCTCATCAAATTTAAATTTAGCACATATTTATGAAGACTATAAGTATTATCCAAATAACGAAAATAACACTCAATTTTCGTTCGGAAAAGTGAATACTTTTATTGTGAAATACGATGCTTCATTATTTTTTAAATCTGCAAATTTATTAGTAAAAGGAATATTAGAATATGATAGTGTAAAAGGAAGTGGTAGTAATATTGGTTTCAACCAGAGAGATGTATTTTCAGCTGTTTTTTTGTTAAATCATAAATTAACGCCAAAAATAGATTACGGTGTTAATATTAGAACAGAAGTTACAAATCAATACAACGTTCCATTAATTTTTTCAATAGGTTCAAATTTTAAAATTACTAAGTTTTATACGTTACAACTAAATACTTCAAAAAATTATAGAATACCAACATTTAATGATTTATACTGGGTTCCTGGCGGAAATACTACTTTAAAACCTGAAAATTCATATCAATTTGAACTAGGAAATGATTTTAATTTTAATTCTCAAAAAATTAATTTAACAGGGTATTATATCAACTCTAAAGATATGATAAAGTGGTTGCCAAATAGGAATAATATTTGGTCACCTATTAATGTTGAAGAAGTTGAAAGTTATGGCATTGAATTTAAGTATGAAGTACTAAAGAAAATTGGAAACAATACGTTTGAGTTTTTAACAAATTATGGGTATACCATTTCAAAAAATGTTCAAACAAATAACCAATTAATTTATGTGCCAAAAAATAAAATAACAGGAACATTTTCTTATAATTATAAGAAATTCTCAGCTTATTATCAATTACTATATAATGGTAGTGTTTATACTACAACCGATAATTTTAGTGATTTAAGTTCATACGATATTTCAGATGTAGGTGTGGGTTATAAGTTATCTAGCAAAAAGAAAGAGGCTACTATAATAACGTTTAAAGTACAAAATATTTTTAATAAAAAATACCAAAATGTGGCATATAGACCTATGCCTAATATAAATTATAAATTAAAATTAATCTTAAATTTTTAG
- a CDS encoding FAD binding domain-containing protein — translation MIQFILNNEVIKTTANAGITLVDFIRDHQQLKGTKIGCREGDCGACTVLVGTLNNSQITYKSITSCISPLGNANGKHIVTIEGINLPKNLNFTQKKMADNYATQCGYCTPGFVVSLVGYALEKSPQTTSTCNDAISGNICRCTGYKSIEKAANSIDQKLLGKDSNNSISWLIEEGFLPTYFKEIPQKLQRLQPIELAKRGTIVANGTDVYVRNADQLSEEKVHLISDEKALKGIVFTKDKCIIGANTTATEILQNEQLNTIFPSLKKFLKLISSEQIRNMGTLGGNFVNASPIGDMSIFFLALNSELTLQHTSGSVRKIPFQEFHKDYKVVDLKEGELIVAISFNIPIANFNFEKVSKRTHLDIATVNAACEIAAKNNVISYAHFSMGGVAPIPKYLSKTNQFLKNKTIGISTIKEAEKVLQSEINPISDVRGTETYKRALAKQLFYAHFITLFPQLINFQNLVSK, via the coding sequence ATGATACAATTTATATTAAACAACGAAGTTATTAAAACAACCGCAAATGCGGGAATAACTTTGGTCGATTTTATTAGAGACCATCAACAATTAAAAGGAACAAAAATTGGTTGTAGAGAGGGTGATTGTGGAGCCTGTACAGTTTTAGTTGGCACTTTAAATAACTCCCAAATTACCTATAAAAGTATTACTTCTTGTATTTCACCTTTAGGAAATGCGAATGGAAAACATATTGTAACCATTGAAGGAATTAATTTACCTAAAAATTTAAATTTCACACAAAAGAAAATGGCCGATAATTACGCTACTCAATGTGGCTATTGCACGCCTGGGTTTGTAGTTTCTTTAGTTGGTTACGCACTAGAAAAGTCGCCACAAACAACTTCAACTTGTAATGATGCTATTAGTGGTAATATTTGCAGATGTACAGGGTATAAATCTATTGAAAAAGCGGCTAACTCAATAGACCAAAAACTACTAGGTAAAGACAGTAACAACTCTATTTCTTGGTTAATTGAGGAAGGTTTTTTACCTACTTATTTTAAAGAAATTCCTCAAAAATTACAACGGCTACAACCAATTGAGTTAGCCAAAAGAGGAACAATTGTAGCTAATGGAACAGACGTGTATGTCCGCAATGCCGATCAACTTTCAGAAGAAAAAGTACATTTAATTTCTGATGAAAAAGCGTTAAAAGGTATTGTATTCACTAAAGATAAATGTATTATTGGTGCCAATACAACCGCAACAGAGATTTTACAAAACGAACAATTAAATACTATTTTCCCTTCACTGAAAAAGTTTCTGAAACTAATTTCTTCTGAACAAATTAGAAATATGGGAACTTTAGGTGGTAATTTTGTAAATGCCTCACCTATTGGAGATATGTCTATCTTTTTTTTAGCATTAAACAGTGAACTAACCTTACAACATACAAGTGGTAGTGTGCGAAAAATACCATTTCAAGAATTTCACAAAGATTACAAAGTTGTAGATTTGAAAGAAGGTGAATTAATTGTAGCTATCTCATTTAATATTCCAATAGCTAATTTTAATTTTGAAAAAGTTAGCAAACGAACCCATTTGGATATTGCTACTGTGAATGCTGCCTGTGAAATTGCAGCTAAAAACAATGTTATTTCTTATGCTCACTTTTCTATGGGCGGTGTGGCTCCAATTCCAAAATATCTTTCAAAAACCAACCAATTTTTAAAAAACAAAACTATTGGCATATCTACTATAAAAGAAGCTGAAAAAGTTCTGCAGTCTGAAATTAACCCTATCAGCGATGTTAGAGGAACTGAAACATACAAGCGGGCACTAGCCAAACAACTTTTTTATGCACATTTTATTACATTATTTCCTCAACTAATTAATTTTCAAAACTTAGTATCCAAATGA
- the ychF gene encoding redox-regulated ATPase YchF, which yields MKAGIVGLPNVGKSTLFNCLSNAKAQSANFPFCTIEPNIGVVNVPDDRLVKLEELVNPERVLPATVDIVDIAGLVRGASKGEGLGNQFLANIRETDAIIHVVRCFDNDNIIHVDTTIDPVRDKETIDIELQLKDLESLEKRIDRVKKNARTGNKEAQKELDVLEKVKAGLESAVSVRAIELLDKEREEYIKPLQLITDKPVLYVCNVDENSAVDGNDYVKVLKEAVKDENAEVIILAVGTEADITELETFEERQLFLEDLGLEEPGASVLIRAAYKLLNLQTYFTAGVKEVRAWTINIGDTAPQAAGVIHTDFEKGFIRAEVITYNDFVAYGSEAKVKEAGKMRVEGKEYIVKDGDMMNFRFNV from the coding sequence ATGAAGGCAGGAATTGTAGGATTACCAAATGTAGGAAAATCAACCTTATTTAATTGTTTATCAAATGCAAAAGCACAAAGTGCAAACTTTCCATTTTGTACTATTGAACCAAATATAGGAGTTGTAAATGTCCCAGATGATAGATTGGTAAAATTAGAAGAATTGGTAAATCCTGAACGTGTATTACCTGCAACAGTTGATATTGTTGATATTGCCGGATTGGTACGTGGAGCAAGTAAAGGAGAAGGCTTAGGAAACCAGTTTTTAGCTAATATTAGAGAAACTGATGCTATTATTCATGTAGTTCGTTGCTTTGATAATGATAATATAATTCATGTTGATACTACTATTGATCCAGTAAGAGATAAAGAAACTATTGACATAGAATTACAGTTAAAAGACTTAGAATCTTTAGAAAAAAGAATAGATCGTGTTAAAAAAAATGCGAGAACAGGAAATAAAGAAGCTCAAAAAGAGCTGGATGTGCTGGAAAAAGTAAAAGCAGGCTTGGAATCAGCAGTTTCAGTAAGAGCCATTGAATTATTAGATAAAGAGCGTGAAGAGTATATTAAGCCATTACAGCTAATTACTGATAAACCTGTATTGTATGTTTGTAATGTAGATGAAAACTCAGCAGTTGATGGCAATGATTATGTAAAAGTATTAAAAGAAGCTGTGAAAGATGAAAATGCCGAAGTTATTATTTTAGCCGTAGGAACAGAAGCTGACATTACTGAATTAGAAACATTTGAAGAGCGTCAACTATTTTTAGAAGATTTAGGTTTAGAAGAACCTGGAGCTTCCGTTTTAATTAGGGCTGCTTATAAATTATTAAACTTACAAACCTATTTTACGGCTGGAGTAAAAGAAGTACGTGCTTGGACTATAAACATTGGAGACACAGCACCACAAGCAGCAGGTGTTATTCATACTGATTTTGAAAAAGGATTTATTCGTGCTGAAGTTATAACCTATAACGATTTTGTTGCTTATGGTAGCGAAGCTAAAGTTAAAGAAGCTGGTAAAATGCGCGTTGAAGGAAAAGAATACATTGTAAAAGATGGAGATATGATGAATTTTCGTTTTAATGTTTAG
- a CDS encoding DNA gyrase/topoisomerase IV subunit A, giving the protein MQQEERDKDLKEEFGNQETITKVTGMYKDWFLDYASYVILERAVPAIKDGFKPVQRRILHSMKDLDDGRYNKVANIVGHTMQYHPHGDASIADAMVQIGQKELLIDMQGNWGNILTGDRAAASRYIEARLSKFALDVVFNPKTTEWQASYDGRRKEPVDLPVKFPMLLAQGAEGIAVGLSTKILPHNFKELIDASIKHLRGKSFTLIPDFLTGGIADVSNYNDGKRGGKIRVRAKIYQLDKKTLVISEIPFGTTTSTLIDSILKANEKGKIKVKKIEDNTAANVEILVHLPNGISPDKTIDALYAFTNCENSISPLCCVIEDNKPVFIGVSEILKLSTQHTVDLLKLELEIQLNELEEQWHFASLERIFIEKRIYRDIEEQETWAGVIKAIDKGLKPHIKHLKRAITEEDIVRLTEIRIKKISKFDIDKAKQFIESLEDKIETVKQHLANLIDYAIDYFKNLKIKYGKGKERKTEIRLFDDIVATKVVMRNTKLYVNREEGFVGTSLKRDEYVADCADIDDVIVFRKDGIMTVTRVDSKTFVGKDIIYVAVFKKNDKRTVYNMIYRDGRSGPSYMKRFNVTGVTRDKEYNLTVGNKASIVQYFTANPNGEAETVTINLRAVKGVKKIKWDIDFSNLAIKGRGVRGNRVTKNTIRKIELKSEGVSTLKPRKIWFDDVTQRLNVDGRGDLLGEFKGEDRLLVINQKGLVKTIKPELTTHFDSNMIVLEKWIPEKPISAIYFDGDKGKYYVKRFMIDNPNKEELFISEHPKSQLEIVATDYRPMAEIIFSKRSLEPITINFEEFIAVKGIKALGNQLTTDKMKQVNLLEPLPYEPPIIENVEVNDEEIIDSNSVEKTAENNQTNLKRGKDVDNATKEDDGQITLF; this is encoded by the coding sequence ATGCAACAAGAGGAGAGAGATAAAGATTTAAAAGAGGAATTTGGAAATCAAGAAACCATTACCAAAGTTACGGGAATGTATAAAGATTGGTTTTTAGATTATGCTTCATATGTTATTTTAGAACGTGCAGTGCCAGCCATTAAAGATGGCTTTAAACCTGTACAGCGTAGAATATTACATTCTATGAAAGATTTAGATGATGGGCGCTACAATAAAGTAGCAAATATTGTTGGACATACTATGCAATATCATCCTCATGGTGATGCTTCAATTGCCGATGCAATGGTACAAATTGGTCAAAAAGAACTATTGATTGATATGCAAGGGAACTGGGGAAATATTTTAACTGGCGACCGAGCAGCTGCTTCACGTTATATAGAAGCCCGTTTGTCAAAATTTGCACTAGATGTTGTTTTCAATCCTAAAACTACAGAATGGCAAGCATCTTATGATGGTAGAAGAAAAGAACCAGTAGATTTACCGGTGAAGTTTCCTATGTTATTAGCTCAAGGTGCAGAAGGAATTGCAGTAGGGCTTTCAACAAAAATATTACCTCATAATTTTAAAGAATTAATAGATGCTTCAATAAAACATTTAAGAGGAAAGAGTTTTACATTAATACCAGATTTTTTAACTGGCGGAATTGCAGATGTTTCCAATTATAATGACGGCAAACGTGGAGGTAAAATTAGAGTTCGTGCAAAAATTTATCAACTCGATAAAAAAACGTTGGTTATTTCAGAAATTCCTTTTGGTACAACAACTTCAACCCTAATTGATTCTATTTTAAAAGCGAATGAAAAAGGAAAAATTAAGGTTAAAAAAATAGAAGATAATACGGCGGCAAATGTTGAAATTTTAGTGCATTTACCAAATGGTATTTCGCCTGATAAAACAATTGATGCTTTATATGCATTTACCAATTGCGAAAATTCTATTTCACCTTTGTGTTGTGTTATTGAAGATAATAAACCTGTTTTTATAGGCGTCTCAGAAATTTTAAAACTTTCTACACAACATACCGTTGACCTTTTAAAGCTAGAACTTGAAATTCAATTAAATGAGCTAGAAGAACAGTGGCATTTTGCTTCATTAGAACGTATTTTTATTGAAAAAAGAATTTATAGAGATATTGAAGAACAAGAAACTTGGGCAGGTGTAATAAAAGCTATAGATAAAGGTTTAAAACCCCATATAAAACATTTAAAACGTGCTATTACTGAAGAAGATATTGTGCGTTTAACAGAAATACGGATTAAAAAAATATCAAAATTTGATATTGATAAAGCAAAACAATTTATAGAAAGTTTAGAAGATAAAATAGAAACTGTTAAACAGCATTTAGCCAATTTAATAGACTATGCTATTGATTATTTTAAAAATTTAAAAATAAAATACGGTAAAGGGAAAGAACGGAAAACAGAGATACGTTTATTTGATGATATTGTTGCAACAAAAGTTGTAATGCGCAATACAAAGCTATATGTTAATAGAGAAGAGGGCTTTGTAGGTACATCATTAAAACGAGATGAATATGTTGCCGATTGTGCAGATATAGATGATGTTATTGTTTTTAGAAAAGATGGAATAATGACTGTTACTAGGGTAGATAGTAAAACTTTTGTAGGTAAAGATATTATTTATGTTGCAGTATTTAAAAAGAATGATAAACGTACGGTTTATAATATGATTTACCGTGATGGACGAAGTGGGCCAAGTTATATGAAGCGTTTTAATGTTACAGGAGTAACGCGTGATAAAGAATATAATTTAACTGTAGGAAATAAAGCCTCAATAGTGCAGTATTTTACGGCAAACCCTAATGGAGAGGCAGAAACCGTCACCATTAATTTACGTGCTGTTAAAGGTGTAAAAAAAATAAAATGGGATATAGATTTTTCAAATTTAGCAATTAAAGGTAGAGGTGTTAGAGGGAATAGAGTAACCAAAAATACCATTAGAAAAATTGAATTAAAATCTGAAGGAGTTTCTACGCTTAAACCTCGTAAAATTTGGTTTGATGATGTAACTCAACGCCTAAATGTTGATGGAAGAGGAGATTTGTTAGGAGAATTTAAAGGGGAAGATAGGTTGTTAGTTATCAATCAAAAAGGTTTAGTTAAAACTATAAAGCCAGAATTAACCACGCATTTTGATTCTAATATGATTGTTCTTGAAAAATGGATTCCAGAAAAACCAATTTCAGCGATATATTTTGATGGAGATAAAGGAAAATATTATGTGAAACGGTTTATGATTGACAACCCTAATAAAGAAGAACTCTTTATTTCTGAACACCCAAAATCACAGTTAGAAATTGTAGCAACAGATTATAGACCAATGGCTGAAATTATTTTTTCAAAACGTAGTTTAGAACCTATAACTATTAATTTTGAAGAATTTATTGCTGTTAAAGGTATTAAAGCGCTTGGTAATCAATTAACTACAGATAAGATGAAACAAGTGAATTTATTAGAGCCATTACCTTATGAACCTCCAATAATTGAAAATGTAGAAGTAAATGATGAAGAGATAATTGATAGTAACAGTGTAGAGAAAACAGCTGAAAACAATCAAACTAATTTAAAGAGAGGTAAAGATGTTGATAATGCCACAAAAGAAGATGATGGACAGATAACACTATTTTAA